The sequence CGCCGACGAGGACGGCATCTGCCGCAGCGTGCTCCCCTCGTTCTTCGTCGAGCGCTACCGCGCCTCGTACCTCGCGCAGTGGGAGGCGTTCGCCGCCGCCGCCGCCGAGGGGAGCGCCCCGCCGACCACGGGCGACGACGGCCGGGCAGCGCTCGTCCTCGGTCTCGCGGCGCGGCGCTCGCTCGTGCATCGTCGCCCCGTCTCGCCTGCAGAGATCCTCGCGGCCTCGTGAGCACGCGGTCGCGCCGGTCGTCCACGTGCGACCGGGCGGGCCGGGCCGCGCTCAGCGACGTGCATCGCTCAGGAAGAAGCCTTCGCCCCGCTTCACGAGAGCGTCGAAGAGCACGTCGACGGCCTCGCCGAAGCGCAGCCCCACGACGTCGAGGCGCCGGAGGAGCTCACGGTGCTTGAGCAGCTCCACGCTCAGCTCCTCGGCGAACAGCGTCGCGACCTCGCGCTGGAAGTGGCGCCGAACCTCGTTCGCGTGGTGCTTGGCCGACAGCAGGGACGAGCCGACGCTCGCCGGGTTGCGGGCGATCGCGCCCACCCCGGCCGAGAGCGCCTCGATGCCCTCCCGCAAGGTCGCGAGGACGGCGGCGAGGTTGCGGGGCGACGTCGGGCGGTACAGCCGCCACTCCCGGACGAAGTCGCGCACGTTGTCCAGCACGTCGTCGATCGAGCGCGAGAGCCGAAAGAGGTCCTCGCGATCGAGCGGCGTCACGATGGCCTCGCTGAGCTCGGCGACGAGCCGCTGGCGCAGCTCGTCGCCGCGCTGCTCGATCAGACGGATCTGGGGCTCGATGTCGTCGCGGTCGTGCGCCCCCGCGACGACCTCCTCGGCGAACTGCACGCCCTCGAGCGCGCAGCCCAGGTGCTCGACGAGGATGGCGGCGAGCGCGGGTCCGCTGCGCCCGGCGACGTCTCGCACGTAGAAGCGCAGACGCTGGACGCTCTGGCCGAGGCGCGTCCGCGCCGGCCGGGGCGCGCCGCCAGCGCGCGCGGGGCTCGCGCCGGCGCCGGCCATCACCGTCCGGTCGGGAAGTGGTACGCCGGGGCAGGGGCCTGGGACGTCGGCCAACGGCTCGTGACGACCTTCGGACGCGTGTAGAAGCCCACGCCCTCGGGACCGTGCATCGGCCGCTCGCCGAACAGCGAGTCCTTCCAGCCACCGAAGGAGTAGTAGGCCATCGGAACCGGTATGGGCACGTTGATGCCCACCATGCCGACGGTCACGTTGCGGTGGAAGCGCCGCGCCGCCTCGCCAGAGCCGGTGAACAGCGCCGCTCCGTTCCCGTAGGGGTTGGCGTTCACGAGCGCGATCGCGTCGTCGACGTCGTCCACCCGCACGACGGAGAGGACCGGACCGAAGATCTCCTCGCGGTAGGCCTCCATGTCCGGCCGGACCGCGTCGAGGATCGTCGGCCCGAGGAAGAAGCCCTCCTCATGCCCGGCCACCCGCAGGTCCCGACCGTCGAGGACGAGCCGCGCACCTGCCGACGCGGCCCGCTCGATGATCCCGGCGATGCGCCGGCGCGCGGCGTCGGTGACGACCGGCCCCATCTCGCTCGCCGGGTCGAGGCCCGGCCCGACGACGATCTTCTCCGCGCGCTGCCTCACGCGCTCGACGAGCGCGTCGGCGCTCGCGCCGACGGCGACCGAGACCGACACCGCCATGCACCGCTCCCCCGCTGAGCCGAACGCTGCCGCCGACAGGTGGCCGGCGACGAAGTCGACGTCCGCGTCCGGGAGCACGATGGCGTGGTTCTTCGCGCCGCCGAGCGCCTGCACGCGCTTGCCCGCCCGGCTCGCGCGCTCGTGCACGGCGCGGGCGATCGGCGTCGAGCCGACGAAGGACACCGCCGCGACCCCGGGATGGTCGATGAGCGCCTCCACGGTGACCTGGTCGCCGTGCAGGACGTTGAACACCCCGGGGGGCAGCCCGGCCTCGGCCCACAGCCTCGCGACGAGCATCGACGCCCCGGGGTCTCGCTCGCTCGGCTTCAGCACGAAGGTGTTGCCGCACGCGATCGCGACGGGGTGCATCCACATCGGGACCATGACCGGGAAGTTGAAGGGCGTGATGCCGCAGACGACACCGAGGGGCTGGCGGTAGGAGAAGACGTCCACGCCGCTCGACACCTGGTCGGAGTAGTCCCCCTTCAGCAGCTGGGGGATGCCGCAGGCGAACTCGACGACCTCGAGACCTCGCTGGACCTCGCCGCGCGCGTCCGACAGCACCTTGCCGTGCTCGCTCGACACCGTCCGCGCGAGCTCCTCGAGGTGCTCGGCGACGAGCTCACGGAAGGCGAAGAGCACGCTCGTCCGGGCGCTCAGCGAGGCCTGCGACCACTCGTCGAAGGCTGCCGCCGCCGCGCGCACCGCGGCGTCGACGTCGCTCGGCTCGGCGAGGCACACCTCGGCCTGGACCTGGCCGGTCGAAGGATCGTACAC is a genomic window of Acidimicrobiales bacterium containing:
- a CDS encoding DUF47 family protein, with product MAGAGASPARAGGAPRPARTRLGQSVQRLRFYVRDVAGRSGPALAAILVEHLGCALEGVQFAEEVVAGAHDRDDIEPQIRLIEQRGDELRQRLVAELSEAIVTPLDREDLFRLSRSIDDVLDNVRDFVREWRLYRPTSPRNLAAVLATLREGIEALSAGVGAIARNPASVGSSLLSAKHHANEVRRHFQREVATLFAEELSVELLKHRELLRRLDVVGLRFGEAVDVLFDALVKRGEGFFLSDARR
- a CDS encoding CoA-acylating methylmalonate-semialdehyde dehydrogenase; amino-acid sequence: MQRIEHYIGGRTTAGTAARFAPVYDPSTGQVQAEVCLAEPSDVDAAVRAAAAAFDEWSQASLSARTSVLFAFRELVAEHLEELARTVSSEHGKVLSDARGEVQRGLEVVEFACGIPQLLKGDYSDQVSSGVDVFSYRQPLGVVCGITPFNFPVMVPMWMHPVAIACGNTFVLKPSERDPGASMLVARLWAEAGLPPGVFNVLHGDQVTVEALIDHPGVAAVSFVGSTPIARAVHERASRAGKRVQALGGAKNHAIVLPDADVDFVAGHLSAAAFGSAGERCMAVSVSVAVGASADALVERVRQRAEKIVVGPGLDPASEMGPVVTDAARRRIAGIIERAASAGARLVLDGRDLRVAGHEEGFFLGPTILDAVRPDMEAYREEIFGPVLSVVRVDDVDDAIALVNANPYGNGAALFTGSGEAARRFHRNVTVGMVGINVPIPVPMAYYSFGGWKDSLFGERPMHGPEGVGFYTRPKVVTSRWPTSQAPAPAYHFPTGR